The following is a genomic window from Clostridium fungisolvens.
TAAGAAGTTAAGAATACTTAGACGTGATTTATCTCAAAGTGAAAATGTAAAACCATACATAATATTCTCTGATTCTACTTTAATACAGATAGCTAACTTAAGGCCTCAAACAAAAGAGGAACTTAAAGAAATACGCGGTGTAGGCGAGAAAAAAATTGATAGATATGGAGAAAGAGTTCTTAGGGTAGTTCATAATCATATTTTGATGAAAAGCAAGGTTAATTAGTTGATATGTGGTAAATAACGAGAAATTATAAGAATTTAAGAACATAACAATATAACAATTTAAAATCATAACTATATATAATTATATGAATATATAGTTATATCAACGGTTTGAAAGATTATTACCTTGAAAAATTATATTATAAACTGTTGGTATCTAATGAGTATATTACTAAACACAAAAATCAAGGACCAAAAATAAAAAAATAGGTCTTTGATTTTTTTATTTTTTCTATCATAATAAATATATGGCAATTAAAACCTAAAATAATAATTAAAAGATAGTTTGAATTTTGAACAGCAAATTAAAAAATATACTATAATAAGAAGAAATATATCTTTATATGGTAATGTTTACAATGGAGGAGATTTTTATGAGTAAGTATATGGTTATTGACGTTGGAGGATCAGCAATAAAATATTCGATTATGGATGGAGAAGGTGTTGCTTATGAAAAAGGGAGTATTCCTACTCCAAAGAGTGGTATAAATGAGTTTGTTGAGGTATTAGGAAATTTAGTAGAAGGTTCAAAGAAGACTTATGAAATTGAGGGACTAGCTTGTAGTATGCCGGGAGCTGTAGAACCAAAAAGCGGAATTATTTATGGAGCTAGCGCTGTAGATTACATACATGGTCCTAATGTAAAAGAATTGCTATCGCAAAGAACAGGACTTAGAGTATCCATTGAAAATGATGCGAATTGTGCTGGATTGGCAGAAGGATGGCTTGGTGCAGCAAAGGATTGTGAAAATTATATTTGTGTAGTAATTGGAACAGGTATTGGTGGCTGTGTAGTGGTAAATAAAAAGATTCTTAGAGGAAAAAATCTCCATGGAGGAGAATTTGGATTCATGCTTGTAGATGACAGTGATGACATAGAAGGACATACGTGGAGTAATAATGCATCTACCTTTGCTTTAGTAAGAAAGGTTGCAAAGGAAAAAGGATTAAATGAAGAAGAATTAAATGGTAAGAAAGTTTTTGAAATGGCTGAAAATGGAGATGAACAAGTAAAGAATATCATAGATAAATGGTACAACTATTTAGTAAGAGGATTATTTAACTTAAAATATATCATAGACCCTGATAAGATATTAATTGGTGGAGCTATAAGTAGTAGAGCAGATTTCTATGATGTTGTAAATGAAAAGCTTGA
Proteins encoded in this region:
- a CDS encoding ROK family protein; translation: MSKYMVIDVGGSAIKYSIMDGEGVAYEKGSIPTPKSGINEFVEVLGNLVEGSKKTYEIEGLACSMPGAVEPKSGIIYGASAVDYIHGPNVKELLSQRTGLRVSIENDANCAGLAEGWLGAAKDCENYICVVIGTGIGGCVVVNKKILRGKNLHGGEFGFMLVDDSDDIEGHTWSNNASTFALVRKVAKEKGLNEEELNGKKVFEMAENGDEQVKNIIDKWYNYLVRGLFNLKYIIDPDKILIGGAISSRADFYDVVNEKLDKMKSYYAKLDIAVEKCAFENDSNLIGALYNFLYCDN